In Musa acuminata AAA Group cultivar baxijiao chromosome BXJ3-11, Cavendish_Baxijiao_AAA, whole genome shotgun sequence, one DNA window encodes the following:
- the LOC135653030 gene encoding DNA (cytosine-5)-methyltransferase DRM2-like, whose amino-acid sequence MRLLAVQSPRNKGKKIVWSSDDEEEMPAANPPRSPAKDIAGPSKKVCEAGRGRYALIHHFIEMGFSGDSVMKAVEENGESDPNAILETLLTYAAIEKSPARLHRPPGDGNSSGHDLSDEVDFSDEVNNFASLFDLRQQQDAHCTPIVWTHFAINN is encoded by the exons ATGAGGTTGCTTGCTGTCCAGTCTCCGAGGAATAAGGGAAAGAAAATCGTGTGGtccagcgacgacgaggaggagaTGCCTGCAGCAAATCCTCCTCGCTCGCCTGCCAAAGACATTGCAGGCCCATCAAAGAAG GTTTGTGAGGCTGGGCGTGGTCGCTATgcattgattcatcattttatcgAGATGGGATTTTCTGGAGACTCCGTGATGAAAGCCGTCGAGGAAAATG GAGAAAGTGATCCTAATGCTATACTGGAAACACTTCTTACGTATGCG GCTATAGAAAAATCTCCTGCAAGGCTTCATCGTCCCCCTGGTGATGGAAACAGCTCGGGCCATGATCTATCAGATGAAGTTGACTTCAGTGACGAGGTCAACAACTTTGCTAGCCTCTTTGATTTGAGACAGCAGCAGGATGCTCATTGCACACCAATTGTTTGGACGCACTTTGCAATTAATAATTGA
- the LOC135653031 gene encoding DNA (cytosine-5)-methyltransferase DRM2-like, with protein MGFPSTEASAAIERCGPNASILELADSIHAAEVAKTFECDPGEPSGVNDEPESHQHSRARGKKRKHAEIRSKKKRSLTGDQSSMISTSKRMVGFGLPNEATTATCRRLLPEAAAGPPYFYYENDASAPKEVWATISHLLYDVEPEFVDSKYFCAASRKRGYVHNLPIQNRFPVMPMAPKTIPEALPEMTKWWPSWDTRTHLNCFLTSTASARLTDKIRIELQKFGDPPPSRTQQYVLDECRRRNLVWVGRHKVAPLEPDEIEMLLGFPKDHTRGGGITTTERYRSLGNSFQVDTVAYHLSVLKDMFPNGMTVLSLFSGIGGAEVALHRLGIHLKAVVSLENSQQNRNILKSWWDETNQTGTLIELPDVRQLDRERLELLIARFGGFDLVIGGSPCRNLAGSDRHRRDGLQGDNSSSLFYEYLRILELVRCIMGKKV; from the exons ATGGGTTTTCCCAGCACCGAGGCATCTGCTGCCATTGAGAGATGTG GTCCAAATGCTTCCATCTTGGAGCTGGCAGATTCCATACATGCTGCCGAGGTAGCAAAGACGTTCGAGTGTGATCCGGGGGAACCGTCTGGTGTCAACGATGAG CCTGAAAGCCATCAACATAGTCGGGCAAGAGGCAAGAAGAGGAAGCATGCAGAGATACGAAGCAAAAAGAAGCGTTCTTTGACTGGAGATCAATCCTCGATGATCTCCACTTCTaagcgaatggttggatttgggctTCCAAATGAGGCGACGACTGCAACATGCAGAAGACTCCTCCCGGAGGCAGCCGCAGGTCCTCCATATTTTTACTATGAGAACGACGCATCGGCACCAAAGGAAGTTTGGGCAACCATCTCACACTTACTATACGACGTCGAACCGGAATTCGTGGACTCAAAGTACTTTTGTGCTGCCTCGAGGAAACGGGGGTACGTCCACAACCTCCCGATCCAGAACAGATTTCCTGTGATGCCAATGGCTCCGAAGACTATCCCAGAAGCACTCCCGGAGATGACGAAGTGGTGGCCTTCTTGGGACACCAGGACGCACTTGAACTGCTTTCTGACCAGCACCGCAAGCGCGAGGCTAACTGATAAGATCAGGATAGAGCTCCAAAAGTTTGGAGACCCACCACCTTCGAGGACCCAGCAGTATGTCCTCGACGAATGTCGAAGACGGAATCTGGTTTGGGTGGGGCGGCACAAAGTAGCTCCACTCGAACCGGACGAGATCGAAATGCTTTTGGGATTCCCCAAGGATCACACGAGAGGGGGTGGCATCACCACGACAGAGAGATATAGGTCTCTCGGGAACTCGTTTCAAGTAGATACAGTGGCTTACCATTTGTCAGTTCTGAAGGACATGTTCCCGAATGGTATGACAGTTCTCTCGCTGTTTTCGGGTATCGGAGGAGCCGAAGTCGCTCTCCATCGCTTGGGAATACATCTGAAGGCGGTCGTGTCGCTGGAAAATTCACAGCAAAATAGAAACATACTCAAGAGTTGGTGGGATGAGACCAACCAGACAGGGACGCTGATTGAGCTTCCTGATGTCCGGCAGCTCGATCGCGAGAGACTGGAGCTGTTGATCGCAAGATTCGGGGGATTTGATCTGGTGATCGGTGGAAGTCCTTGTCGTAACCTCGCCGGAAGCGACCGTCACCGTCGGGATGGGCTCCAGGGTGATAATTCTTCTTCTCTGTTCTATGAATACTTACGCATCCTGGAACTTGTTAGATGTATTATGGGGAAGAAGGTTTGA